The Triticum aestivum cultivar Chinese Spring chromosome 3A, IWGSC CS RefSeq v2.1, whole genome shotgun sequence genome includes a region encoding these proteins:
- the LOC123060839 gene encoding auxin response factor 1 — protein MGRAQQQTLTQGEHHPVPRPDQLLLPPSSLSPRPHSSFPPWEDRTAEPVHHQPTATRVAMAQPGRGRDPELFAELWRACAGPLVEVPQRGERVFYFLQGHLEQLQEPTDSALLAEQIKMFQVPYKILCKVVNVELKAEAETDEVYAQITLQPESDQDNLPLICDPILPETPRPVVHTFCKILTPSDTSTHGGFSVLRRHANECLPPLDMAMPTPTQEIISKDLHGSEWRFKHIYRGQPRRHLLTTGWSTFVTSKKLMAGDAFVYLRSETGEQRVGVRRLVQKQSTMPASVISSQSMHLGVLASASHALKTNSIFVVYYRPRLSQSQYIVSVNKYLQASKTGFTVGMRFRMNFEAEDVPVKKFFGTIVGDGDLSPQWSGSEWKSLKVQWDDSVAICNGPERVSPWEIDSSDASSPAISALLQSSAKNKRPRETNENFDLPSQEPTQEFWLSGMTQQHERTYVGSSDPNRISGYHQILWPSSEPAGYGAMSSSSVCQTPLGLGDGWPKDFNPSSQGVSPTLSEITQKLNRVASSEGRTPPPWATALCGGYRAEEPTSKLSCNPTLPLPEQVAPYLPKVAEKAKEPGVVRLFGVNLMENTNNAAAPTAGNASAGAGETSARVAGSVEGSGQLSAFSKVTKVANESPREIQSQQSNVGRNRVKVQMHGNAVGRAVDLASLDGYEGLTSELEQMFEIKDIKQNFKVAFTDNEGDTMKVGDDPWMEFCRMVRKIVIYPIEDDKNMDPRQTSVLAAAPDPDPKANL, from the exons ATGGGGCGAGCCCAACAACAAACACTGACACAAGGAGAACACCACCCGGTTCCCAGACCAGACcaactcctcctccctccctcctccctctctccccgcccCCACTCCTCCTTCCCTCCCTGGGAGGACAGGACAGCAGAGCCCGTCCACCACCAACCCACCGCCACCCGCGTCGCCATGGCGCAGCCTG GGCGAGGACGGGACCCGGAGCTGTTCGCGGAGCTGTGGCGCGCCTGCGCCGGGCCGCTGGTGGAGGTGCCGCAGCGCGGCGAGAGGGTCTTCTACTTCCTCCAGGGCCACCTGGAGCAG CTGCAAGAGCCGACGGACTCGGCGCTGCTGGCCGAGCAAATCAAGATGTTCCAGGTGCCCTACAAGATCCTCTGCAAGGTCGTCAACGTCGAGCTCAAG GCCGAGGCGGAGACGGACGAGGTGTACGCGCAGATCACCCTGCAGCCGGAATCTGAC CAAGACAACCTGCCCCTCATCTGCGACCCAATTCTGCCGGAGACGCCCCGGCCGGTGGTGCACACCTTCTGCAAGATCCTGACGCCGTCCGACACCAGCACCCACGGCGGCTTCTCCGTGCTCCGCCGCCACGCCAACGAGTGTCTCCCGCCGCTG GACATGGCGATGCCGACACCGACTCAGGAGATCATCTCCAAGGACCTCCATGGATCTGAGTGGAGGTTTAAGCACATCTACAGAG GTCAACCCCGCAGGCACCTTCTGACGACCGGATGGAGCACATTCGTCACATCAAAGAAGCTGATGGCTGGCGATGCCTTTGTCTACCTAAG GAGTGAGACAGGAGAGCAGCGTGTCGGAGTGAGGCGCCTTGTGCAGAAGCAAAGCACGATGCCGGCGTCCGTTATATCAAGCCAGAGCATGCATCTCGGGGTTCTTGCAAGTGCATCTCATGCTCTCAAGACCAACTCCATCTTCGTGGTCTACTACAGGCCCAG GTTAAGCCAGAGCCAGTACATTGTCAGCGTGAACAAGTACCTTCAAGCTAGTAAGACTGGATTTACTGTGGGCATGAGGTTCAGGATGAACTTCGAAGCAGAAGATGTCCCTGTGAAGAA GTTTTTTGGGACTATAGTTGGTGATGGTGATCTTTCTCCACAGTGGTCAGGTTCTGAATGGAAGTCACTCAAG GTCCAATGGGATGACTCGGTCGCAATTTGCAACGGCCCTGAGAGGGTTTCTCCTTGGGAAATTGACTCATCTGATGCCTCCTCACCTGCCATCAGTGCACTGCTGCAATCATCGGCGAAGAACAAGCGTCCAAGGGAGACAAATGAAAACTTTGATCTTCCATCACAGG AGCCGACTCAGGAGTTTTGGCTGTCTGGAATGACACAGCAGCATGAGAGGACATATGTTGGTTCTAGTGACCCCAACCGTATCTCTGGGTATCATCAAATTCTTTGGCCAAGCAGTGAACCCGCAGGGTATGGTGCCATGAGCAGCAGTTCGGTTTGTCAAACTCCATTGGGGCTTGGTGATGGTTGGCCCAAGGATTTCAACCCTTCAAGCCAGGGGGTCTCTCCTACCCTGTCAGAGATTACTCAGAAGCTGAATCGGGTTGCCAGCAGTGAAGGAAGAACTCCTCCTCCTTGGGCTACTGCACTTTGTGGTGGTTACCGGGCTGAGGAACCTACTTCCAAGCTGTCCTGCAACCCTACTCTGCCTCTGCCTGAACAGGTTGCACCATATCTGCCCAAAGTAGCTGAAAAGGCCAAGGAACCCGGTGTGGTTCGTCTGTTTGGTGTGAATTTGATGGAGAACACCAACAATGCTGCTGCTCCTACTGCTGGCAACGCAAGTGCCGGAGCCGGAGAAACTTCAGCCAGAGTTGCTGGTTCTGTTGAAGGCTCTGGTCAGCTGTCAGCATTTTCAAAAGTAACAAAAGTTGCGAATGAGAGCCCCCGAGAAATCCAAAGCCAACAGAGTAATGTTGGAAGGAACCGTGTGAAG GTTCAAATGCATGGAAATGCTGTGGGTAGAGCTGTGGATCTAGCAAGTCTGGATGGGTATGAGGGGCTGACCAGTGAACTGGAACAGATGTTCGAGATAAAGGACATCAAACAGAACTTTAAAGTGGCATTCACCGACAACGAAGGTGACACCATGAAAGTCGGAGATGATCCCTGGAT GGAGTTTTGCCGTATGGTGAGGAAGATAGTGATCTATCCCATTGAAGATGACAAGAACATGGATCCTCGTCAGACGTCGGTCTTAGCTGCTGCTCCAGATCCGGATCCCAAGGCTAACCTTTAG